A genome region from Erigeron canadensis isolate Cc75 chromosome 3, C_canadensis_v1, whole genome shotgun sequence includes the following:
- the LOC122592541 gene encoding protein DETOXIFICATION 16-like: MEELGLHTPLVGQEAEKRVKSYSKDEILFELKKQLYLAGPLMAVNLLVCGLSMISVMFVGHLGELALSGASMATSFASVTGTSLMVGMGSALDTFCGQSFGAKQYHLLGIHMQRAMIVLLSASIPLAFIWFNAGNLLVFLGQDPEISAEAGRYARFMIPSLFANALLQCHVRFLQSQNNVVPMMLSTGITTLLHILVCWIMVFKSGLGSRGAALANAVSLWINVLLLAIYVQSSPSCKKTWTGFSKEAFRDIQTFLKLAVPSAVMVCLEIWSFEMMVLLSGLLPNPQLETSVLSISLNTCSIIYMIPLGLSCATSVRVSNELGAGRAKAALLAIRVSMVLVVTEGIVGASIMILGRKLWGYCYSNEEEVVSYIAQMMFLLAGGHVVDGIQSVLSGAVRGSGRQKIGAIINLGAYYLIGIPLAILFAFVLHMGGKGLWFGIIAALFAQALFLLILTLCTNWEKEANKAKERVCDSLIRSEVS; encoded by the exons ATGGAAGAACTTGGGCTTCATACACCACTTGTGGGTCAAGAAGCAGAAAAGAGAGTGAAATCATACAGCAAAGATGAGATATTGTTTGAGTTAAAGAAACAGTTGTATTTAGCTGGGCCTTTAATGGCTGTAAATCTATTGGTTTGTGGATTATCAATGATTTCTGTTATGTTTGTTGGTCATTTAGGGGAGCTAGCACTTTCTGGTGCTTCAATGGCAACTTCTTTTGCTTCTGTCACTGGTACAAGTTTAATG GTTGGAATGGGAAGTGCTTTAGATACATTTTGTGGGCAGTCTTTTGGGGCAAAACAGTATCATTTACTGGGTATCCATATGCAAAGAGCCATGATTGTTCTTTTATCAGCCAGTATTCCTCTTGCTTTTATTTGGTTCAATGCTGGAAACTTGCTTGTTTTTCTCGGTCAAGATCCGGAAATTTCAGCTGAAGCGGGGCGTTATGCAAGATTCATGATACCTAGTCTTTTTGCTAACGCGTTACTTCAATGTCATGTTCGGTTTTTACAATCTCAAAATAATGTGGTTCCTATGATGTTAAGCACTGGGATAACCACTTTGCTTCATATTTTAGTTTGTTGGATTATGGTGTTTAAATCCGGGCTTGGAAGTAGGGGTGCAGCATTGGCCAATGCAGTTTCACTTTGGATTAATGTTTTGTTGTTGGCAATTTATGTTCAAAGTTCTCCTTCGTGTAAAAAGACTTGGACTGGTTTTTCAAAAGAGGCTTTTCGAGACATTCAAACCTTTTTGAAACTTGCAGTTCCTTCTGCAGTTATGGTGTG TTTAGAGATATGGTCGTTTGAGATGATGGTGTTGTTATCTGGTCTTCTTCCTAATCCGCAACTAGAAACCTCAGTTCTTTCTATCAG TCTCAATACATGCTCAATTATTTACATGATTCCACTTGGTCTAAGCTGCGCAACAAG TGTGCGTGTTTCAAATGAGTTAGGTGCTGGACGAGCAAAAGCAGCACTTTTGGCAATACGTGTCTCAATGGTTTTGGTAGTAACTGAAGGCATTGTGGGTGCATCAATCATGATTTTAGGCCGGAAATTATGGGGATATTGCTATAGTAATGAAGAAGAAGTGGTGAGTTACATTGCCCAAATGATGTTTCTTCTTGCAGGGGGGCATGTTGTTGATGGAATCCAATCTGTGCTTTCAG ggGCTGTTAGAGGTAGTGGACGACAAAAAATTGGTGCAATTATAAACTTGGGAGCTTATTATTTGATCGGAATTCCTTTGGCTATCTTATTTGCTTTCGTGTTACATATGGGAGGAAAG GGATTATGGTTCGGGATCATTGCAGCATTATTTGCTCAGGCTCTTTTCCTTTTGATTTTGACGCTATGCACCAATTGGGAAAAGGAA GCAAATAAGGCTAAGGAGAGAGTTTGTGACTCTCTGATCCGAAGTGAAGTATCATAA
- the LOC122591453 gene encoding uncharacterized protein LOC122591453 yields the protein MYQHYQDALAICRVHNNPQYFITFTCNVKWPEIQRELSKTNATPQDRPDIVARVFKLKVKSFMNYLKTSQLFGAVTAEVYTIEFQKRGLPHCHILLWVSSEYVIRDYDINFGEISIRDATNLDNYICVELPNQSTDPVLYRIVTDSMLHGPCGLATTNASCMVEGHCSKSFPKPYESITRFDSHGYVHYKRRRTVWRILNFPIHQRHPPVQILAVHLEGKQTVSFRASQRLSNVVRNPALALTTLTEWLANNRRELASNIPREQTGLDLNYTQYPSQYTWHGNTKSWIRRGTNRVASVSRLVYVHPTCGNLFYLRLLLTHQVGCTSFEDIRTVSGVTYDSYRLACEKLGLIGDDKEWSQTLSEASNWATSPELRSLFIHMLLFCEISNPLALWTKHWQKIGEDIIYQVSHVSSVSSPTALSCDIREYILYELEVLLKSNSKSHSLSDFGLPLPTKSLLSPLTNRLVLEQKTYDREALCIEHTTLHSALNSEQLHIYNHVCNNLNNSSQILLFIYGHGGSGKTFLWKTIISALRSTGKIVLAVAASGIASLLLPGGRTTHSRFKIPLDLTEKSIYHIKKKHSTFKPSFGNLPHNLG from the exons ATGTATCAACACTACCAGGACGCACTAGCCATATGTAGGGTTCACAATAACCCGCAGTACTTTATTACATTCACATGCAACGTCAAATGGCCAGAGATTCAGCGTGAACTTTCAAAAACCAATGCAACACCGCAGGATAGACCAGATATAGTCGCTCGGGTCTTCAAGTTGAAAGTGAAGTCTTTTATGAACTACTTAAAGACTTCCCAACTTTTTGGCGCCGTTACCGCAG AGGTTTACACTATAGAGTTCCAAAAGCGTGGTTTGCCACATTGCCACATACTTTTGTGGGTCTCATCAGAATATGTTATTCGAGACTATGATATCAATTTCGGTGAAATTTCG ATTCGAGATGCAACAAATTTGGATAACTATATATGTGTGGAGTTGCCAAATCAATCTACAGACCCTGTTCTCTATAGAATTGTAACAGATAGTATGTTACACGGACCTTGCGGTTTAGCCACAACGAATGCTTCATGCATGGTTGAAGGTCATTGCTCAAAGTCATTCCCGAAGCCTTATGAATCTATTACGCGATTCGATTCTCATGGTTATGTTCATTACAAAAGACGACGTACAG TATGGCGCATTCTTAACTTCCCTATTCATCAAAGACATCCACCTGTTCAGATCCTTGCTGTACATCTAGAAGGAAAGCAAACAGTAAGCTTTAGAGCTTCACAGAGGCTTTCTAACGTGGTCAGAAATCCAGCTCTTGCACTCACTACATTAACTGAATGGCTAGCAAATAATCGACGCGAACTAGCCTCTAACATTCCTCGCGAACAGACTGGATTGGATTTGAATTACACACAATACCCATCTCAATACACCTGGCATGGAAACACAAAAAGTTGGATTCGTAGAGGTACAAATAGAGTTGCCAGTGTTAGTCGGCTGGTCTATGTACACCCAACCTGTGGTAACCTCTTCTATCTCAGATTACTTCTAACTCATCAAGTGGGATGCACTTCCTTTGAAGATATACGTACCGTCTCAGGCGTCACATACGACAGCTACCGTCTAGCCTGTGAAAAGTTGGGCCTCATTGGAGATGATAAAGAATGGTCACAAACACTCTCAGAGGCATCTAATTGGGCAACTTCACCTGAACTCAGGTCTTTGTTCATTCATATGTTGCTGTTCTGTGAAATCTCAAATCCTCTAGCTTTATGGACCAAGCATTGGCAAAAGATAGGAGAAGACATTATTTATCAAGTATCTCACGTTTCATCTGTATCTTCTCCTACAGCTTTGAGTTGCGACATACGCGAATACATTCTTTACGAGCTCGAAGTCTTACTGAAATCCAACTCTAAATCACACTCTCTGTCAGATTTTGGACTACCTTTGCCAACAAAGTCATTGCTTTCACCGTTAACAAATCGTCTTGTGCTTGAACAAAAAACATACGACAGAGAGGCATTGTGTATCGAACATACAACTCTTCACTCTGCATTAAACTCGGAACAATTACACATCTACAACCACGTTTGCAATAACCTTAACAATTCTTCACAGATACTTCTCTTTATATACGGCCATGGGGGCTCGGGCAAAACATTTCTTTGGAAAACAATAATTTCGGCTCTGAGATCTACAGGAAAAATTGTCCTGGCTGTGGCTGCCTCTGGAATCGCGTCATTACTACTGCCAGGAGGCAGAACAACCCATTCAAGATTCAAGATACCTTTGGACTTAACTGAAAAATCCATCTaccacataaaaaaaaaacactcaacTTTCAAACCTTCTTTTGGAAACCTACCTCATAATTTGGGATGA